A single window of Nicotiana sylvestris chromosome 3, ASM39365v2, whole genome shotgun sequence DNA harbors:
- the LOC104244376 gene encoding protein SLOW WALKER 2-like — translation MAKTKNSTDIEALQSDVASFASSLGLATSTPSSGFDDSDFRKKGRIKQPPTNDNNTNTEKSSQHEKENKFNKKKINNNDKFIKNPKPQPKAEPEKIDNNLWNTTHSKYKNMPKLPLVKASASGVWYVDAAELEDKVIGEKKNVEIKNLEEWKKKVEKKKEMGERLLAQYAMDYESSRGQSGDIKMVLTTLRSGTAADKVSAFSVMIGDNPTANLRSLDALLGMVTAKVGKRHALAGVEALKELFVSSLLPDRKLKTLFQRPIDHIPDNKDGYSLLLFWYWEECLKQRYERYITSLEEASRDVLDILKDKALKTVYVLLKCKPEQERRLLAALVNKLGDPKNKVASNADYHLSKLLADHSNMKAVVIDEVDNFLFRPHLGLRAKYHAVNFLSQVRLSHRGDGPKVAKRLIDVYFALFKVLISEAGDGRMMNKKSEGHKEVSGTSKEKKEKDSSESHIEMDSRLLSALLTGVNRAFPFVSSDEADDLIQAHTPVLFQLVHSSNFNVGVQALMLLDKISAKNHIVSDRFYRALYAKLLLPAAMNSSKEEMFIGLLLRAMKNDVNVKRVAAFSKRLLQVAIQQQPQYACGCLFLLSEVLKSRPTLWNMMLQSESADEDLEHFKDITEEDENRPNPPNRTDNASEVALESNHLQIRNHSLQEDGSSTSESEDDSLQANLSPARGGLDEPKDSTLLSGFNKLLPEGSNEKHLLPGGYDPRHREPSFSNADRVSWWELMVLASHAHPSVATMARTLLSGATIVYNGNPLNDLSLNAFLDKFMEKKPKQNTWHGASQIEPAKKLDMQGQLIGSEILSLAETDVPPEDLVFHKFYVNKMKSSKKPKKKKKKTPEDEAAEEFLTADGSDVEDEIDEDAADESENEEVDSMLESGGTPLEANGEYDYSDLDEVANEDDDELLGDNSDDEMNALLEHDGADINSGSDDENDAEKADEDDVVHQRKKKRKSDKRAGKSPFASLEDYEHLLNKDSAEKPTKSRKKRKSSN, via the exons ATGGCAAAGACTAAAAATTCTACAGACATTGAAGCACTCCAGTCAGATGTAGCTTCTTTCGCTTCTTCACTCGGTCTTGCCACCTCCACGCCGTCTTCAGGCTTCGATGACTCTGACTTCCGCAAAAAAGGTCGCATCAAACAGCCACCTACAAATGATAATAATACCAATACCGAGAAAAGCTCTCAACATGAAAAGGAAAACAAGTtcaacaaaaagaaaatcaataacAACGATAAATTCATAAAAAATCCCAAGCCGCAGCCTAAAGCCGAACCTGAAAAAATCGACAATAATTTATGGAATACAACGCACAGCAAATACAAGAACATGCCTAAGCTTCCGCTTGTGAAAGCGAGCGCGTCGGGGGTATGGTACGTTGATGCTGCAGAATTAGAAGATAAAGTTATTGGGGAGAAGAAAAATGTTGAGATTAAGAATTTAGAGGAGTGGAAAAAGAAAGtggaaaagaagaaggaaatgggGGAGAGGTTATTGGCGCAGTATGCAATGGACTATGAGTCGTCACGAGGACAAAGTGGAGATATTAAGATGGTACTTACCACGTTAAGGTCAGGAACTGCTGCTGATAAAGTGTCTGCCTTTTCTGTTATGATTGGCGATAATCCAACTGCCAATTTGAGATCACTTGATGCTCTTTTAG GGATGGTGACAGCTAAAGTTGGAAAACGCCATGCTTTGGCAGGTGTTGAAGCATTGAAAGAACTGTTTGTTTCTAG TCTGCTGCCTGATCGCAAGCTGAAGACACTCTTTCAGCGGCCGATAGATCATATTCCGGATAATAAAGATGGTTATTCGCTTCTACTCTTTTGGTATTGGGAGGAATGTTTGAAGCAAAG GTATGAGCGGTATATCACTTCTCTTGAGGAAGCGTCAAGAGATGTCTTAGATATACTCAAAGACAAGGCATTAAAG ACAGTTTATGTTTTGCTTAAGTGCAAACCAGAACAAGAGCGTCGATTGCTTGCTGCCCTAGTAAACAAG CTAGGAGATCCTAAAAACAAGGTTGCATCTAATGCTGATTATCACCTATCAAAGCTTTTGGCTGACCATTCAAATATGAAG GCTGTAGTGATTGATGAAGTTGATAATTTTCTTTTCCGGCCTCATCTGGGATTGCGAGCCAAGTATCATGCT GTTAACTTTTTAAGCCAAGTTCGTTTAAGTCACAGGGGGGATGGCCCAAAGGTGGCAAAGCGTTTGATAGATGTATATTTTGCTCTATTTAAG GTCTTAATATCTGAAGCAGGGGATGGACGGATGATGAATAAAAAGAGCGAGGGACATAAAGAGGTTTCTGGCACTtcgaaagagaagaaagaaaaagattcATCAGAATCTCATATTGAAATGGATTCACGCTTGCTATCAGCACTTCTTACG GGTGTGAACAGAGCATTCCCTTTTGTTTCAAGTGATGAAGCTGATGATCTCATTCAGGCCCATACACCCGTCTTGTTTCAGCTG GTTCATTCAAGTAACTTTAATGTTGGAGTTCAAGCTCTCATGCTCCTAGATAAGATCTCAGCAAAAAATCACATTGTTAGTGATCGATTTTATCGTGCCTTGTATGCTAAGCTCCTTCTACCAGCTGCAATGAATTCTTCCAAG GAGGAAATGTTTATTGGCCTGCTACTGAGGGCTATGAAAAATGATGTAAATGTGAAGCGAGTTGCTGCATTCTCAAAGCGATTGTTGCAG GTTGCAATTCAGCAGCAGCCTCAATACGCATGTGGGTGTCTGTTTCTTCTGTCCGAGGTCCTTAAGTCAAGACCAACTCTCTG GAACATGATGCTGCAGAGTGAGTCTGCTGATGAAGATCTTGAGCATTTTAAGGATATTACAGAAGAAGATGAAAATCGACCCAATCCACCAAATCGAACAGATAATGCAAGTGAAGTTGCTCTAGAATCTAACCACTTGCAAATTCGCAATCATTCCCTGCAGGAAGATGGTAGTTCTACTTCCGAGTCTGAGGATGATTCACTCCAAGCTAATTTGTCGCCTGCTAGAGGTGGTTTAGATGAACCAAAGGATTCtacattgctgtccggatttaACAAACTTCTACCTGAAGGTTCAAATGAAAAGCACTTACTGCCCGGAGGATATGATCCACGGCACAGAGAACCTTCATTCAG CAATGCAGATCGTGTTAGCTGGTGGGAGCTGATGGTACTGGCATCACATGCACATCCATCAGTTGCTACCATGGCTAGAACCCTTCTTTCAGGAGCAACCATTGTGTATAATGGTAACCCCCTGAATGATCTTTCGCTGAATGCTTTCCTCGACAAGTTCATGGAAAAGAAACCAAAACAAAACACTTGGCACGGTGCCTCCCAGATTGAACCGGCTAAGAAG CTTGACATGCAAGGGCAGTTGATTGGGTCAGAAATTCTCTCCTTGGCTGAAACAGATGTACCCCCTGAGGATCTTGTCTTCCATAAATTCTACGTAAATAAGATGAAGTCGTCGAAGAAgcctaagaagaaaaagaagaagacgcCAGAGGATGAGGCTGCTGAGGAGTTTTTGACTGCGGATGGTAGCGATGTCGAAGATGAGATTGATGAAGATGCTGCTGATGAGAGTGAAAATGAGGAAGTCGACAGCATGTTAGAGTCCGGTGGGACTCCCTTGGAAGCAAACGGTGAATATGATTACAGTGATTTGGACGAGGTTGCTAACGAAGATGATGACGAGTTGCTTGGTGATAACAGCGATGATGAGATGAATGCTCTTCTGGAACATGATGGAGCTGACATTAATTCGGGCAGTGATGACGAAAATGATGCAGAAAAGGCAGATGAAGATGATGTTGTAcatcaaagaaaaaagaaaaggaagtcagACAAGCGTGCCGGAAAATCCCCATTTGCTAGCCTTGAAGACTATGAACATTTGCTTAACAAGGACAGCGCAGAAAAGCCCACTAAATcaagaaagaagagaaagagtTCAAATTAA